One Arachis hypogaea cultivar Tifrunner chromosome 2, arahy.Tifrunner.gnm2.J5K5, whole genome shotgun sequence genomic window, aaatctcaaatcaaatgaaaattttaataaacaaagtctgttaaaagaagtttttaatagaaaaaatataatatactgtggaaaaattcaacttgaagcctcctgtaaaaataaaatctgctaatggagaacttgaaatagctttgataaatgatgaagaattaagtaaacagattgagaaaattaaggatcaacagaaaagatctaaaattggatgtaTTCATATTAGTACCATACAAgttttaatcaaatctacatatatgaaaggaattaattcaccaataagtttagcaatctgtgacaaaagaattactgatgacccaatagatcaaataattagaattgttcatggaaatttggcaaatgtaaatgttaaatttaatgcccatcttggatatgctatacctttatcaactgaaaatcttggtagATCTATAAGtttatcttataaattttatagaaaaagtttaatggaacaagatgatgaaccattttcaattacatatgcaataaattatgctttaacaaatagtcatcatagtataatatttaaaaatagagaaagaatttatgttgatgaattatttcagaaaattgtaaaaacagaaataccaaaatataaagctattgaaaacccagttctattattaaaagaaccatcaaaaAGAtcggtttcatcaaattttcaaataagagaatctaaaatcaatagtcctttaagtttatctaaattaaaaattaaagaagaaaactctgaaataaaagaattaacaaaaaagtcgaaaaattaaatgaaaccctaaatattaaattatgacaataaataagaaagaaatatatgtaacttatcaagataaaaaacaagagctctttaaaagaaattataaaaaaaatgcttaccttttaatattattttaagaaaattggatttaatttttttttaatggtaaattaattattcatattaATATAAGTAGTGCATTAACTAACTAAACGGTAAGATAAGGTGAACAAATGAATTGAAATAAACTCTAATaatgttatataaaaaaattagaaaacacaattagaaaaaaaaagaaagaaaatgtgtATAATTGTGTTGTATAATGATGAAAAGGAGTTgtttaatttaaataagattatTGAATGGAATTGTGTTGGGGAGCAGAGGAATTTACAGAGTATGATAGTTCCAGCAACCCATGTTCCAGATTTGGATCTGATAGCAGGGCGTCCATTCCAATCGACACTCCCATCAAGTGtcacctcttcttctccttcctctttCAAATTCCTctgaaaaaattaaatacttattaattaagttaatcatACAATAATCATGTATCAAATGTTGATTAGTAATAACATAATAGAATGGAGGGCACGATGGGGTGATGAGAATATGCATGCAGGCTTATTAAGTAAAGTACGATCATAGTAACACTTGTTTAGGGACATTTTTAACATCAAAAGTCCTTGAGAAACAAGGGCATGAAGGAATGAATTAACAGAATTATAAGTAATAAGATAGACACTGACCTGTTTGTAGAGTTCTAAGCAATCCAttgttatataaatatatataataacttattTTTGTTCCATCAATAATTTAGCATCATAAGAAACTCGTTAAAAGATGTATGTAGTAATTtgtttatgtataaatacaccactaataaactttttttttcttttgaaagaaatattaggaagacagcTGTAACAGGAGAAAACAGAAGCAAGTGATGAACAATAGAAGCATGAATTGAGGAATGAGAATGCATGTTGGAATTTTGAAGTGcataatcatttttttatgatcTTTTAGTCTAAAGTAAGACATCTATTACTATTAACACCAAAAGAGAATATAATGATAATTATGTGCTAACATGcccttttaaaacaaaaaatacatcCTTATTCTATGAAGTTGTCAATGAAAAAtaacatattaaaaaattaaataaaatattttgtctttaaaatttagaCTCATGAACCTTATACTATTATACTCGTGCGatgtacaaaaaatatttaatattttatttatatctgaagtatttaaaaaaatatattttttaatatatttaattttaaattaatctgcatttatttttttttattcatgagAATACCAAACAATAATATATATCAaggaaattcacaaaataattgGATTAATTAAAAAAAGCATAATATGCAATAAATTAATATCTTAATTTTCATGGAAAATGTTCATACATATTTTTTTGCCTTTAATATTGATCGTTGCACATTTAATTTATAGGTTGTATCTCGATTCCTGtgtcaaataaaatttaaatattatttatataaaatttttctatccaactaaaaaaaagaaatgaaaaacacAATTAACAACAAAGAGATACAAATTGATTAAACTGTACCTGATCATTTCTATTTATCAAAAACTTCTCTATACTTAATATTAATCGTACAATTCTCAGAGATCCCTCATAATTCTGAATTAAAACCTTTATTCTTTGCTTGCTCTTAACTTTTAAAAGTGTCACATATAACTGTCCGTGTATAAAAATTAATCTCGATAAGTATAGATCCACGATTTTTAGCATATGTCCTTGAATCTTGTTGATTATCATACCAAAGGACACTATCAATGGAAATTATTTTCTCTAAAACTTGATTGGAATGTTATCATTATTTGGAACCATAATAATCCTTGGGATTAATGCAATTCCTCTTATTTTGATCTCTGTAAGTATTTTGCATTCAACTAAGTAATTTTCAAGTTTCCTAACCTATAGTCATGTACCATTATATAAGTCTGGTCTATGTTTCTAAGTAACGTCACCAAAACACcaatataaattacaaaataatatattatttaaaatttatagttatgTATATATGGCtaaaaatattatagaaaaaataaatacttatagTCAAAACTCTTAAGTTCTTTAAATTTGAATATACTTATAGTCAAAACTCTTAAgctctctaaattttaatataataatagacTGTCTATCTAAGTGATTTTGTATGTACTCAATGaattattttgtaaatttttctcCTAATGTGCATTTCAATTTAGGTCCACTTTTATATCACATGAAGACAAAATAGTTAAAAACATAATAATGGTtagaaatctaaaaaataaacttaataaaactATCACAATTGTTTTAGTTTATCCCATCTCATCAAGTTCTAACACAAAAGAAAaacttataaatttattaaaaatctcTAAATTTTAGTATAAATTAATGAAATCtctataaaattcaattattagatcacacatcatacacaaaTCACAAAATACTAAAACATAAATTATACCCTAATCTAACCTTATTATTTATTCTAGTGGTAACTAACTCTATCCACTAAATTCCATTTTTTTCAAATCAACCTAATTGTTGTATGATTTAGTTACCACTAGACATACGTCATGTTTTATCATTTTTGTGATTTATGTATGATATGTGAACTAATCGAATTTAGTAGAGATTACATTAGtttatgtaataaaaaatattatacttaGTAAAAAAAATGTAGGTGAAATATTgtgtatttataaataagtttttgttgttgttttagtCTCTTAAGCAAAAAATTTGATTaaacataataaatattaaatacgtTTAATAATATCATGTCTCATGTTAAACTATTATAGGACCGGTACAACAATTTAATGTAAATTGTGATAGGATGAAAAGATTtactgatttaaatttaaaatacttcacaaaattaacaaataataaataaataatttttataaatattttattttaattcaaaataatGCATTCttataagtaattaatttttataccatttaaaatttttgagaaaataaaCTCCATTcatgataaaattataataaaattactctcatttatagaataaaatggtgacttttgtataaaaaaatcttGTCCAAACAAAATAATCATCTtcaattgcaataaaaataattGACAATACATCACAAGACATACTGTTTACCAATTTTTTCCATCTCCAACTTGAATTACAAATTGCAGAAGTAgaacaaataattagaaattcacAATTCAAATAAGAATCATTTATATATTGACGAATgatcaatatataatatttatagacCATGAAGAAGCTCAAAATTTTCAAAGTTGACAATTCGCAGCTAGTAAAACTTGTTGATGTTCAATTTTAgggtcatttattttattgaaacAACACAGAACATTGTCAATTGATATTCTGAAAGAAAATTTTGAAGCACTTACAGTCTAAAACCACCATTCACAAATCGAAAATTATATTAATGGAGCTCAGTTAATGAATAATGATAGAAGCTAGAACACTaacaaattccataatttctgtAAACAGTGCTCATCAGATGTCAGTTATATCTATCATTGTACTAATACACACTGCACTATTTCATGAGTATTGAAATTATATAACATCAGAGTTTTCCTTTGTGAAGAAACTATAAACACACAAATATAACATGAATCTAAACTCAGATTCCACAACTTAGGCCTGAGAAGTACCAACATCCTGAGATGTACCAGCATCCTGAGATGTACCAACTTCCTGAGTAAATACATTAAAAGAGAATCTACATTAACTCCAATGCAAATAATCAATGAAAAAAATAGACTACTGCAACCACATGAAATATAAGGAGAAATGTTTAAATACAATACTCAATCAAAACTATGAAATACTTGAAGCCAATTATCAATATATATACAAGGAACAtgaagctaaaatcaaatgaaatATCTTCATCTTGACAAGAAAAAAATAGATACAATATCATTAATAGTTTTGATGATTTATGATAGGCAGTAGCTATGATTACTCATGCAAGGAACTTAACAATCATAGATAATTATGAGTCACAATATAAGCAAACCTTATGATAAAGTAATCACAAAGCAAAACCATACTATCAAAGTAAAAATGTATCCACACATAAACAACAAAATCATAATtagaataaacaaattaaaatgccAAGATACACCCAAAATATGGATAAATGATGATGCTACCTGCGCATTACCAATCACACAGAACTGGACTTTGAGATAATCATTGAATGTTTTCCATACTTTGCTGTAAAAGGTTTGAGGTGCATCATCACCAGAGCGTGCATTGAAAGTAATGTAAAACATACGGCCAGCAACAGCACCAGCATTAACGCTGACAAGCTTATCAAACTCAAAATTCACCTTCTACAtagtaataacaacaataaaaataatcattagtGAATGAGATTATAGACATAAATAAAACACAATAAAGCAAAAACCATCATAGACACAACATTTTTGCGATTGTAGATTCGCAAGCTTTTCTGAATCATATCCTTCACAAGTTTCTGCctatacttattattattagtcaCCGAATAGGGTCCAACTCCGCCACACAATCTACCTCCATAGTCAGGAACAATGAATCCCTGTAAACAACATAAAGATAAAAAACCCTAAAGAGTTAAATTATgagattatcaaaaaaaaaaaaaagcgtgtGGTGAATTTAAAAGAACCTGACTGCCGAAGAACTGTCTATAATATTCATGAATTTGTTCATCAGTGAGTTTCTCATCAGGCGGACGGTGTATCACCGTTTTCTTCGGTTTACCATCCCCATCATCCCTACCTCTTTTAGCTCCGACAGAAGGCTTACTAGTCGGACGGTGTACAGTAGAAGTTTCTTTCACCGTTTTCTTCTGTTTACCATCCACATCATCCCTACCTCTTCTAGGTCCGACAGGAGCAGGAGCCATATCTCTCTCTAATTGTCAATTTCAGAATCAATCAATAAATAACAACGAAACAGGATAGAAGCACACGGAGTTTCAATTCAatgatgcacaaaatcaaacGTGTGAATCGGAGAAGAGAAGGCGGAGTACTTACGACAATCACCGGAGCGTATGATATGAACAAAGAGGTCGacgattctgattctgattctgattctggtgaattggggttagggtttttaataattttttcctGGTGCCTTCAACGTTGAATTCACGGAGGTAAGTGTTGTTTATTGGGCTTATACGTTGGCCTTTTTATTGGGCTGCTTGTTGGgtttattttcatgatttttacTACTAGGTAGATGTTCTTGTAGGTTTATAATTGGTTCCGTTGTCCGGCGGCGCAGGAAGAGAGGGAACAAATCACTTCGTTCAGGCCGGGCGATAAGCGCGAAGCTTCATTGAAACTCGACGCGAAGTTTCAATGTCGGCAGGTTCGGACTTCAAGCGACAACGGTGATGCAGGATACGACGGCGTGGTGGACGAAAACAGAGGCGCAGGCGACGGCGGCAGGGAAGGCAAGTACCACGACACAGGCGTGGGCGAGGTTGCGGTCGACGATAGTGACGCAGGCGACGACAACGTGGCAGGCGAAGGCAATGAAATGGACGACGGTGGGGATAGGGGCAGTACCGCAGTAGCGCTTCACAAAGAGAAGAAGATCGCATCTTGAATCGCATGCTTCATAGACAAATCCGTGTGTTTTAGAATCCGGGTCGGGTTGGATTTGGAGCTTCGCTCTCTTGGATCTGGACCGGCTTGGTGGTCCGGGTCTTGAccccaaaaaaaaatttggttccgtttcattttatttaatatttatagcaTCAACAAAAATTtggtatattattatattaatgtaTCATTGATATATATAGTATTTAATTTTAACCGTAATagttaaaagaaaaatagtaatatacatataaatttaGTTAACATGTCTTCAGATTACGTAccaaaaaaattgtataaaaatataaatttctaaaaaatgattaaaagatGTTGAGCCTTCTTAATAATATAAACTTTTTTTGGtaacttaaaagaaaataaacttctTAATAATGTGAATATAATATACATAAGTATATATTATATAAcaaattattattactttgtgCTTGCTCTTAAACTAATTGCATATATacacaatataaataataattgtgAATCTCAGTTCATCTTCAAATTTTCTcttaatatttaaaagaataaaaatttaaatacatatgttattttttaatataatatatactggtctaacaaaaaataaaacgatgaaataataaaaaaggaaaaaaaaaagagacaaagataaatttaaatacatatgttaaaaaAGGTTgcgattatatatatttattagaagaacagacaataaaaaataaatttataaattattatatagacttgtttattttataataagtGCCAAGTCTTGTATTACATTTCCCTCAAGTTATCTCTGGCTttctatataaataaattagcaaaaaattcgcatttatgagacaattttttttataaatttattgatctcaaattataattatattattaattatagatGTTTACGTATTTGTATGAAAAtatttaatgtaaaaaattttaaaattacctatttaaattttaaagtagtaAAATAGGTGATAtatgacaaaaaaatataaaaaatggatAATAATATATTTGTCATATATATTAAGTTTGGAAATatgattatataataataatttaatttgtttataaaaaattaatatataaaatttaaaatggttAATGCCTTTAATAATAGTTAATATATTTAcaattaataattttagttaataacttttaaattatattttaattaaatttataaaaacaaATAAGTATATGGATTTGTTGTTATACAAAAGTAAAATTAACTATCTTATATgtattttaattgaaaagaataatgatacataattaataaaaaaaagataaatagatttttgatttttttttacaacatttttatttttgataatcaaaaaataattttaagtgcTTAACGTTTTTAAAAGTTAGACGAATTAATCTTTCCATCCAAATTCTTCCGTCGAATCTAATAAAAAATCTGACGTAACTCCCATAATACTTGTCACGCATATGCACGTACACGTTGTCTGTCGATTTTCGCCTCACGCGTACACGCGTCGACTTGAATTTTCTACTTCACCGTGATTATAGGTGATTAGTTGGCATGATTGAAATACTTAATAGTCAAAACTCAAAACGGGTGAGATTTATTGGGTGTTTTGTTTGggtttcgtttttaatttttctctgaATTCCGTATAGTAAAAAAATTCGCAAGACCTAATTCTCCGGTTTCCAGTTGCAGAGATGGAATCATCGTCACCATCAAAGCGCGGTAAGACCTATTTGGAAGTGTTTTTTCCACTTCCTCCTCTTTCTCGAGAGTCTTCCATCATTATGTATGAGTTGAGGACAATCTATCGATACATGGAGGAGCAATTCTCATCAATTCTCCGGGAACAAGCTCGACAAAAGGGTGCCATAGTACCCCAATATGAGTTTGCTACTCTGTGTCTCTTGTATACTCCCGATGAGTATGTTCCTCTGAGTCCCATGTATAGTCCTCATTCCTCCCAAGTATCTTCCTCCTTCCTCCGAACACTCAGCGGAGCCATCTGAGTGAGTTTCATGCATTCATGCATCCCCTAATTTACCTATCAATTGAATTCAATTTTCATAAAAGAAAGCCTTgagaattatttacagtttttatTTTGCACTTTATTGTGTTTTATTCTTGATAGCAAAACGGGATGGATGGTGTCCGAttgtcctcctcctgatgatcgaCCACTACCACAAGGTGGTGTTGAAGTTCAAGCCAAGATGGATCGGATGAAAGCTCTAGAAGAAGCACGtcaacctcctcctcctcctccttctcgaGAGTCTACCATAATTCTGGATGAGTTGAGGAGAATCCATCGATACATGGAGGGGAAATTCACATCCATTCTCCAGGAACAAGCTCGCCAAAGGTATGCCATAGTTCATTTGTACGCCAACTTTTTGGTTCATATCTTGCCGTGTTGTTGTAACTGTTCTTTTGCAATTTGATAATTGTTCTTTTGAATACCATGGTTTTGAGTATTGTTCGGGTAATTctgttatttttgtttgtttatcaAGAGCTGAATTGTGATTTAACATTGATATCATTGTTGATCATGTCTCTTGTTTATACATAATGACATTTAATTAAACTCTTCTTTTGATTTACCTTGTTTCCTTGTTTTTATGGATTTTGTCGTGAAAATTGTTATATGTATAAGCACATTGTCACAATAAAATTCCTTAGGGTATCCCACCATTTGTAAAACTGATTTCTTTAGGTCACCCAGTTTTGTATTGCAAGACACTTGGGGTCCCTGCATCAGTGTACCTTCGGTAAACGTGAGGAAAACACCCTTGGGCCAGCAAATTGAAAGCATGTTAAACCTTTCTGttcaattttttactattgttCTTGACAAAAGGGAAACTAAGTTTGAAAATGGATCTTCATCCTCAACTTCTACTATTGTTATTAGATAATAGTATAAATTGAATCcctcttattttatttatgttttaatgtTGTTATCATTCTATGTGAAGACAATTTTTGATTTGTATATGTAAACTAAAAAAGAATATTGCAGGTTTTTCATGATTGACTCACTGAAAACGATAGctgtttaaattcttttttaaatagGGACTCCAACTGGGATGATGGTGGTGTTGTGGACAAAGAGACACACAAGAGGAAAAACTATCATGAAGGTGATGTCATGGAAGAGACATGCAAAAAGAAGGCCAAATTTGTGGAAGGCTCAGAGGAGGTGAAGAAGCAACTTCATTATTATTGCTACATATGCTAATTCTGTAACACGCCGCTCAAGCAAATAATCTTAAAGGTGGAATTGTTCCCATGGCATATCCTGTTCTAAGAAGATATATTTCAAACATTCAAGGGCAATCTTGCGAATTTCATGGCGGCTACTATTAAAAGATTATCCTTTTTTGGCTGGAGATGATCATAAATCGATGGTGTGTGTTCACTGCCAAAGGGATTTGCCCGCAATTTTGCTATATGTTTTAATCAATGTTTTGACATTTTGTTCATTGATTAGTCACATTATTCTACATGAGGTTAATTATCCTGTAAAGTCTCCCCAACTTAATATTCTCTCTCTATACACACACACATTGTCTCTCCACTTCACTCTCCGAATTGTTTGCCCAACTCTACAAATTCAAAATATTCACACACCTTATTGAGGTCATTGTGGTCTAAGCTTTTTCCGTTTACGGCTCTCTCTGATCAGTTTGGCCAATTCCCTGCTGATGGGAAGATGATCAATGAAGTGGGACACATAGGTGCCAGTTTGCAGGtacgttttgtttgttttgatgaGTTATTGTGTgcttaatgctactaattaatatttttatattaggagGTTGGTGCTCGCCTTGCATCCATTGGTCGGACACACGAGCTTGAAAAGGAACAACTTGCTGCTCGTGTAAAGGAATTAGAGACTAAAGTGTCTGAGGCTTTTGGTCAAGGGTTCTATCGAGCCGTGACCCAGGTTAAGGCTGTTTTTCCTGGAATTGATGTGGATAAGCTGGATGTGACCAAGGTGGTTTTAGATGGGAAGCTTGTGGATGAAGATGCTACTGGTGAGAAGAATGATTGAAGTTCTTCATTTGTAATGGTTTGCTTTGTTTTTTCGGTATGTTTGCAACGGTCGTCGTGCTTCCTCTGTTCGCCGAAGAACGAGGTCGCCAATTTTGAAAATTCGGGAACggcttttttttaagaaaagtataggtagacaatgaaaatactaaaacaatgtgaacaatggatatatcggatgttcatttcactaggtgtgcagatggttattctaatattaaaatttaggtggATAATTTAGAAGTGTAAtgtgttttgatttgatttgatggtTGTTCAAATTGTTCAAGAAAATTATTGGTTATCTAGtattacctttttttttattgtacTTACGTTGAATCAGTTGTTGCATTGCCTTTTGTCTTAGGGTTGCGATCTCTCTATTTTATTGCTTTGTTTCCTTATTATGCACTTTTTATTATTTGGCTTATGGTACTCTTTGAATATGTTTTCATATTATGCTTGCTTTACATGGTTATGACTTGGATATTTTGGtttgcttttatatatatatatggtgcatgAATTCGTTGTTTTGATGAATGTCTCATAAAATAGGTCTAGTACACTTATTAACATTataatttctctttgtttttgataatgccaaaaggggaaaaagaatTAGTTAAGGATGTTATTCATGCTTTGATATAACAATTAGATttctttaatataaaaaatagttgttTTGAAAAATTTAGAGAATAAACATAAACATGGATATAAACATAATATGTTTTCTTAGATAAAGGAGGAACTAAGTATTAATTATCCTGTTATCATGTTAAGTTGCTTTTGAATTTGATATTGGTTTTGTGATTGAAAAATCTGTTTTTCATATGCACTTTTTCATTTGACAACACAAGCGTAAATGGTCTTTTATCAATAATAAGATGAAAAGATAGATCTATAAATTGTACAAAGTTCATAGATGATTAGAGGCAAAGTTACAGAGGAGAGACAACTACCACAACAAATTATGCTTGGCGACACAAATTATGCCTGAGCTATATAAAATTGAAATCATTGCTGACTACaacaatttatataaatttaaaaagggCAAAAATGTAATCAAATTTCTCATTTAGAATAATTAGGTAATACTAGAGTTAGATTAATTAcgggtgaaaactcaggtgcaatcgacttcacataaagttgatagttgagagtcgttaaatgacaatttagtcaaatcagtcaaatcatttaactgcTCTCAATTATTGACTTTAAATAAAGTCGAATGTAgctgagttttcaccttaattACGTACATGCCAAAATCAATATCTTCTAGTTTTGTTGTAACTTGTATATATTGTATACATGtatgatgaagaagatgataaactaataaatcataaatcctaaatgAATTATCATGCTTTATCATATATAAGTGAAAAATGAAAAGTGAAAACTGGTCATGAAT contains:
- the LOC112730228 gene encoding uncharacterized protein, whose protein sequence is MAPAPVGPRRGRDDVDGKQKKTVKETSTVHRPTSKPSVGAKRGRDDGDGKPKKTVIHRPPDEKLTDEQIHEYYRQFFGSQGFIVPDYGGRLCGGVGPYSVTNNNKYRQKLVKDMIQKSLRIYNRKNKVNFEFDKLVSVNAGAVAGRMFYITFNARSGDDAPQTFYSKVWKTFNDYLKVQFCVIGNAQEVGTSQDAGTSQDVGTSQA
- the LOC112730252 gene encoding uncharacterized protein; protein product: MVSDCPPPDDRPLPQGGVEVQAKMDRMKALEEARQPPPPPPSRESTIILDELRRIHRYMEGKFTSILQEQARQRDSNWDDGGVVDKETHKRKNYHEGDVMEETCKKKAKFVEGSEEFGQFPADGKMINEVGHIGASLQEVGARLASIGRTHELEKEQLAARVKELETKVSEAFGQGFYRAVTQVKAVFPGIDVDKLDVTKVVLDGKLVDEDATGEKND